A single window of Nicotiana tomentosiformis chromosome 1, ASM39032v3, whole genome shotgun sequence DNA harbors:
- the LOC104109886 gene encoding adenylylsulfatase HINT3 isoform X2, whose translation MDKSAPARRRLALLSSHLRPATSPRKSNCFNPLVVTNCTSSSNAENTENGCIFCKIVRGESPAVKVYEDDVCLCILDTNPLSCGHSLIIPKCHFSSLKETPPSVVASMFSKVPAISSAVIKATGCDSFNLLVNNGEAAGQTHIHIIPRKASDCLWASESLRRRPLKLDQEAKKLGKNIRENLPSLGNIEDSKGQVSDLIGN comes from the exons ATGGACAAAAGTGCGCCAGCACGACGTCGTCTGGCTCTTTTATCTTCCCATCTTCGTCCGGCAACTTCACCGCGGAAATCAAATTGCTTCAATCCTCTCGTGGTTACCAATTGCACTTCCAGCTCCAATGCAGAGAACACAGAAAATGGATGCATTTTCTGTAAGATTGTTCGAGGCGAATCACCCGCAGTTAAG GTCTACGAAGATGATGTGTGCCTCTGCATCTTAGATACAAATCCTTTGAGTTGTGG GCACTCGCTTATCATTCCAAAGTGTCACTTTTCTTCTTTGAAAGAGACTCCACCATCA GTTGTGGCCTCCATGTTCTCAAAAGTTCCCGCGATTAGCAGTGCAGTCATAAAAGCCACTGGTTGTG ATTCATTCAACCTGTTAGTCAACAATGGGGAAGCTGCAGGCCAG ACCCATATTCATATAATTCCTCGTAAAGCAAGTGACTGCTTATGGGCTTCCGAG AGCTTGAGGAGACGACCACTGAAGTTAGACCAGGAAGCCAAGAAACTTGGAAAGAACATTCGGGAAAATTTACCATCTTTGGGCAACATAGAAGACAGCAAAGGCCAAGTTTCCGATCTGATTGGTAACTAG
- the LOC104109886 gene encoding adenylylsulfatase HINT3 isoform X3, which translates to MDKSAPARRRLALLSSHLRPATSPRKSNCFNPLVVTNCTSSSNAENTENGCIFCKIVRGESPAVKVVASMFSKVPAISSAVIKATGCDSFNLLVNNGEAAGQVVFHTHIHIIPRKASDCLWASESLRRRPLKLDQEAKKLGKNIRENLPSLGNIEDSKGQVSDLIGN; encoded by the exons ATGGACAAAAGTGCGCCAGCACGACGTCGTCTGGCTCTTTTATCTTCCCATCTTCGTCCGGCAACTTCACCGCGGAAATCAAATTGCTTCAATCCTCTCGTGGTTACCAATTGCACTTCCAGCTCCAATGCAGAGAACACAGAAAATGGATGCATTTTCTGTAAGATTGTTCGAGGCGAATCACCCGCAGTTAAG GTTGTGGCCTCCATGTTCTCAAAAGTTCCCGCGATTAGCAGTGCAGTCATAAAAGCCACTGGTTGTG ATTCATTCAACCTGTTAGTCAACAATGGGGAAGCTGCAGGCCAGGTTGTTTTTCAC ACCCATATTCATATAATTCCTCGTAAAGCAAGTGACTGCTTATGGGCTTCCGAG AGCTTGAGGAGACGACCACTGAAGTTAGACCAGGAAGCCAAGAAACTTGGAAAGAACATTCGGGAAAATTTACCATCTTTGGGCAACATAGAAGACAGCAAAGGCCAAGTTTCCGATCTGATTGGTAACTAG
- the LOC104109886 gene encoding adenylylsulfatase HINT3 isoform X1, translated as MDKSAPARRRLALLSSHLRPATSPRKSNCFNPLVVTNCTSSSNAENTENGCIFCKIVRGESPAVKVYEDDVCLCILDTNPLSCGHSLIIPKCHFSSLKETPPSVVASMFSKVPAISSAVIKATGCDSFNLLVNNGEAAGQVVFHTHIHIIPRKASDCLWASESLRRRPLKLDQEAKKLGKNIRENLPSLGNIEDSKGQVSDLIGN; from the exons ATGGACAAAAGTGCGCCAGCACGACGTCGTCTGGCTCTTTTATCTTCCCATCTTCGTCCGGCAACTTCACCGCGGAAATCAAATTGCTTCAATCCTCTCGTGGTTACCAATTGCACTTCCAGCTCCAATGCAGAGAACACAGAAAATGGATGCATTTTCTGTAAGATTGTTCGAGGCGAATCACCCGCAGTTAAG GTCTACGAAGATGATGTGTGCCTCTGCATCTTAGATACAAATCCTTTGAGTTGTGG GCACTCGCTTATCATTCCAAAGTGTCACTTTTCTTCTTTGAAAGAGACTCCACCATCA GTTGTGGCCTCCATGTTCTCAAAAGTTCCCGCGATTAGCAGTGCAGTCATAAAAGCCACTGGTTGTG ATTCATTCAACCTGTTAGTCAACAATGGGGAAGCTGCAGGCCAGGTTGTTTTTCAC ACCCATATTCATATAATTCCTCGTAAAGCAAGTGACTGCTTATGGGCTTCCGAG AGCTTGAGGAGACGACCACTGAAGTTAGACCAGGAAGCCAAGAAACTTGGAAAGAACATTCGGGAAAATTTACCATCTTTGGGCAACATAGAAGACAGCAAAGGCCAAGTTTCCGATCTGATTGGTAACTAG